One genomic region from Evansella sp. LMS18 encodes:
- a CDS encoding DUF5677 domain-containing protein, giving the protein MKLLKKTLKESNSALEKILNNHFNKKNKELNISDVVTLALFEDMVEKIESLIVLIELKKNASMDTISRSILENRVYLKLLLSKDNVIYSRSYFAAKKIDDLKMYYKITTPGKLGNNIRELLGNPSIESIKEASNYDSYEVEVQKLKRDFEDVFRLREVKHAWYNLDGKTSTLEQLCNKKNIDMHAEYELMYRLLSKEVHAKDALSRWRFKENEVSVVIANKQDFDMHISLANTFLIETLDSLYSFYNMDRELKKFRTLLALTANYSKYK; this is encoded by the coding sequence TTGAAGTTACTAAAAAAAACACTTAAAGAGTCGAACAGTGCTTTGGAAAAAATATTAAATAATCATTTTAATAAAAAGAACAAGGAATTAAATATATCAGATGTGGTAACCTTAGCTTTGTTTGAAGATATGGTCGAGAAGATAGAATCATTAATTGTGCTAATCGAGTTAAAAAAGAATGCCTCCATGGATACAATCTCAAGAAGCATATTAGAAAACCGTGTCTATTTAAAATTACTTCTCTCTAAAGATAATGTAATCTACAGTAGATCTTATTTTGCAGCAAAAAAAATAGATGATTTAAAAATGTATTATAAAATAACCACCCCAGGGAAGTTAGGTAATAATATAAGAGAATTACTGGGGAATCCGAGTATAGAAAGCATAAAGGAAGCATCTAATTATGATTCCTATGAAGTAGAGGTACAAAAACTAAAAAGAGATTTTGAAGATGTTTTTAGGCTAAGGGAAGTTAAACATGCCTGGTACAACCTTGACGGTAAGACATCGACCCTAGAACAACTTTGCAATAAAAAAAATATTGATATGCATGCAGAGTACGAATTAATGTATAGGCTTCTCTCAAAAGAAGTACATGCCAAAGACGCTCTAAGTAGGTGGCGTTTTAAAGAAAATGAAGTATCTGTAGTAATTGCTAATAAACAGGACTTCGATATGCACATTTCATTAGCAAACACCTTTCTAATAGAAACTTTAGATAGTTTGTACAGTTTTTATAATATGGATAGGGAGTTAAAGAAGTTTAGAACATTACTGGCTTTAACCGCCAATTATTCAAAATACAAATAG
- a CDS encoding XtrA/YqaO family protein, with the protein MRLKYIEINPITGKMGIDTTKYDKPVVILISDGKARETFLPDHGVTTLVTHQGKLKRVRFDEGGKSFEVTKKNT; encoded by the coding sequence TTGAGACTAAAGTATATAGAAATTAATCCTATAACTGGTAAAATGGGAATAGATACTACAAAATATGACAAGCCCGTTGTAATACTTATTTCAGATGGAAAAGCCAGGGAGACATTCCTGCCGGATCATGGTGTAACAACGCTGGTAACGCATCAGGGTAAATTAAAACGGGTGAGGTTTGACGAGGGGGGGAAGAGTTTTGAAGTTACTAAAAAAAACACTTAA